A genomic segment from Actinomycetota bacterium encodes:
- a CDS encoding glycosyltransferase family 4 protein: MRILFVNDLPLGAGWGAEIYAARLLDGLQKAGDETALFAGEVRHRGLGRLLDAWDPLARRALARVAAHFRPDVVHHHNILRELSVSVLGVPRGAATVLTVHDVRLFGVPDDQARGLRAAAARLKGVVDTRIASRSIHVAVAVSEQIARRLRTAGFPDVEHVPVFATAPSKEPAPIRTSTDVVVVGRLSPHKGAHVAVEAFGRIAARHPTARLLIAGDGSEAIKLSRLAAPFGDRVQMLGRLAEDEVRTLMGAARLLVAPAIPRLVPEGAGITVIEAALLGRPVVVSDDPALREFVDKSGGGLIVPPESPEALAAAMDLLLSDDEIAGRLGETGRRYALAHHTTEAVVPRIRAIYARAMQRAGSPALGPSL, from the coding sequence ATGCGCATCCTCTTCGTGAACGACCTCCCGCTCGGCGCCGGCTGGGGCGCCGAGATCTATGCCGCCCGGCTGCTCGACGGCCTGCAGAAAGCGGGCGATGAAACCGCTCTGTTCGCGGGCGAGGTCAGGCATCGGGGTCTCGGACGCCTCCTCGACGCTTGGGATCCATTGGCCCGTCGCGCGCTTGCGCGTGTCGCCGCCCACTTCCGGCCCGACGTCGTCCACCACCACAACATCCTCCGCGAGCTCTCCGTATCAGTCCTGGGCGTCCCTCGGGGCGCGGCGACCGTCCTGACCGTCCACGACGTTCGGTTGTTCGGTGTGCCCGACGACCAGGCCCGCGGCTTGCGGGCGGCGGCAGCACGCCTCAAAGGGGTCGTCGACACCCGCATAGCGAGTCGCAGCATCCACGTCGCGGTCGCGGTATCGGAACAGATCGCACGGCGCCTGCGCACGGCCGGGTTCCCGGACGTGGAGCATGTTCCCGTATTCGCTACGGCACCCTCGAAAGAACCCGCGCCGATCCGGACATCGACCGACGTCGTCGTCGTCGGACGGCTGAGCCCCCACAAGGGAGCCCACGTCGCCGTAGAAGCATTCGGACGAATAGCGGCGCGACATCCGACGGCACGCTTGCTGATCGCCGGCGACGGCTCCGAGGCCATCAAGCTGTCAAGACTCGCGGCTCCGTTCGGCGATCGCGTTCAGATGCTGGGGCGGCTCGCCGAAGACGAGGTCCGCACGCTCATGGGAGCCGCGCGCCTCCTCGTCGCCCCCGCCATCCCGCGACTGGTCCCCGAGGGGGCCGGCATCACGGTGATCGAGGCGGCGCTTCTCGGCCGTCCGGTCGTCGTGAGCGACGATCCTGCACTCCGGGAGTTCGTCGACAAGAGCGGAGGGGGGCTGATCGTCCCTCCGGAGTCCCCCGAGGCGCTCGCCGCCGCCATGGACCTGCTCCTTTCCGATGACGAGATCGCGGGCCGGCTCGGCGAGACGGGGCGACGGTACGCCCTCGCGCACCACACCACGGAGGCTGTGGTTCCAAGGATCCGTGCCATCTACGCCCGCGCGATGCAGCGTGCCGGTTCGCCGGCGCTCGGGCCAAGCCTATGA